CCCTGATCACGGAAGACCCGCAAGGCTACCAGTTCATCACTTTCTGGGCCGATCCCGGCAAGCTGGCCACCTTCCGCCAGAAGCGCGATGGCGCCGGCGACCTGTGGGTCGAAGGCGAAGCGGAGCGCGTGGAATACGACAACAAGACGGAAGTGGTGAAACTGTTTTCCAAGGCCAAGCTGACGCGCCTGGAGGGCACGAAAGTGACGGATGTGGCCAATGGCGCCTTCATCTCGTACGACAGCCGCAAGGAAGTATTCAAGATGGAAAATTCCGACAGCGGCACCAGCACCTCCGATGGCGGCAGCGTGCGCATGGTGATCCAGCCGAAGACTAA
This window of the Janthinobacterium agaricidamnosum genome carries:
- the lptA gene encoding lipopolysaccharide transport periplasmic protein LptA produces the protein MKNILLLSVFSLALMGVAHAEKADSEKEAVITARSGHVDDVKQIRTLTGDVVLVKGTLTMKAGRALITEDPQGYQFITFWADPGKLATFRQKRDGAGDLWVEGEAERVEYDNKTEVVKLFSKAKLTRLEGTKVTDVANGAFISYDSRKEVFKMENSDSGTSTSDGGSVRMVIQPKTKAPAVEKAPATPVPGTK